ATCGACTCCACGGAGGTCGTCGTCGCGCTCAAGCACGACGTGCAGCAGGTCTGGGCGGCCGAGATGAGGCACACCCTTCGGCAGACCGATGACGGCCTGCGGATCCGGGAGAAGGTGGTCTGGCTGCTCGACTCGGAGACCACGGTGCGCAACTGCGGATTCCTGCTGTGACCGCGCCGGTCACCGTGGTCACCTTCGAGCACAGGGCAGGCATCACCGTGGTCGACGCCGTGCCCGGCCAGAACCTGATGACCCTCGCCGTACGTGCCGGGGTGCCCGGCGTGCGCGCCGAGTGCGGTGGCTCGGCCGCCTGCGCCACCTGCCACATGTACGTCGACGAGGACTACCTGGCCTCGGTGGCCGAGCCCGACGCCACGGAGGACGAGATGCTCGACGAGGCATGGGAGCCGCGCCGGCCGAACAGTCGGTTGGGGTGCCAGGTGGAGGTCGTCGCGGACACGGCACAGATCGCCGTGGTGGTGGCGGAGGGCGCGGCGTGAGCGTCCTGATCGCCGGTGGCGGCGAGGCGGCGGTCCACTTCGTCGCCGAGCTGCGCAGGCTCGGGTACGGTGAGGCGATCACGATCGTGAGTGACGAGCCCGGACTGCCGTACCAGCGCCCCCCGCTGTCCAAGGGCGTTCTGCGTGGTGAGGTGGGGCCCGCCGACCTGATCGTGCGCGACGAGACGTTCTTCGCCGGCCTCGGCGTCGAGGTGGTGCACGACCGCGTGGTCGCGGCGATGCCGCCGCCGCGGGGTCCGGGATCCGGCGTCGCCGTGGGCTCCTCCGGCCGGCGCTACCGGCACTCCGTGCTCGCCCTGGCGCACGGCGGCTTCGCTCGGCGACTCGATCTCGACGCCTCCGGCCCGGAGCAGCACGTGGTACGTACGCTCGCTGACGCGCAACGTCTCGGGGACCGGCTGCGCGGCGCAGCGCGTCGTGTGGGAGTCGTCGGCGGAGGCTTCATCGGGCTCGAGGTGGCCGCGGTCGCTCGATCCCTCGGCCACGAGGTGACAGTCGTCGAGCAGGGCGAGAGCGTCATGTCGCGTGCCGTGTCCGTCGATGTGGCGGCGTCCGTCGCGGCGATCCACGGTGGACAGGGCATCGAGTTGGTGCTCGGGGCGGATGTCCGACACGTGCAGACCGCGCCCGGCGGCGGGACGGTGATCAGGATGCCGGACCGATCCGTGGTTGTCGACGAGCTGGTCGTCGGTATCGGCCTGGAGGTCGACGGCTCCCTGGCCGCACAGTGCGACCTGGAGTTCGACGGCGGCGTGGTGACCGACGAGCACGGCGCGACCGCACACCCCCGGATCGTCGCCTTCGGTGACTGCTCGGCCCAGCGCCCGGCAGGGAGCCGGGCGCGGCCGCGCCGCATCGAGTCCGTCGCCAATGCGACCGACCAGGCGATCGGGGCGGCTGCGGTGATCGTCGGCCGGCCGAGATCGGCGCGACCGGCCCCGTGGTTCTGGTCCGACCAGGGCCAGGTGAAGCTGCAGATGGTGGGCGGGCTCCAGCCGGCGGATCAGTGCCTGCTCCGGGGCGATCCGGCAAGCGGGGCTTTCGGCGTGCTCCATCTCCGTGGCGGGGTGCTCGTCGGCGGTGAGTTCCTGAATCGTGCAGGCGACGCCCTGGCCGCGCGTCGGCTCGTCGGTGCCGCGGCGCGGCTCGACCCCGTGCTCGCGGCTGATCCCGACCGGCGACTGCGCGATGCGGTGCACGGTGACGACCGGATGCTGAGCGGCGGTGGAGCACGATGAGCTACCGCACGACCGTGGTGTGTTACGAGGACACCCACGGCTACGGCTGGCGCCACGTCGACCTCTTCGTCCACGACGCTCAGGGGCGGGAGGTCAACTGGGTGTACTGGGAGCCGGATGACAACGGAC
This region of Nocardioides sp. L-11A genomic DNA includes:
- a CDS encoding 2Fe-2S iron-sulfur cluster-binding protein; translated protein: MTAPVTVVTFEHRAGITVVDAVPGQNLMTLAVRAGVPGVRAECGGSAACATCHMYVDEDYLASVAEPDATEDEMLDEAWEPRRPNSRLGCQVEVVADTAQIAVVVAEGAA
- a CDS encoding FAD-dependent oxidoreductase, whose protein sequence is MSVLIAGGGEAAVHFVAELRRLGYGEAITIVSDEPGLPYQRPPLSKGVLRGEVGPADLIVRDETFFAGLGVEVVHDRVVAAMPPPRGPGSGVAVGSSGRRYRHSVLALAHGGFARRLDLDASGPEQHVVRTLADAQRLGDRLRGAARRVGVVGGGFIGLEVAAVARSLGHEVTVVEQGESVMSRAVSVDVAASVAAIHGGQGIELVLGADVRHVQTAPGGGTVIRMPDRSVVVDELVVGIGLEVDGSLAAQCDLEFDGGVVTDEHGATAHPRIVAFGDCSAQRPAGSRARPRRIESVANATDQAIGAAAVIVGRPRSARPAPWFWSDQGQVKLQMVGGLQPADQCLLRGDPASGAFGVLHLRGGVLVGGEFLNRAGDALAARRLVGAAARLDPVLAADPDRRLRDAVHGDDRMLSGGGAR